From the Trifolium pratense cultivar HEN17-A07 linkage group LG4, ARS_RC_1.1, whole genome shotgun sequence genome, the window TGAAAAGTGTCTCATGTGATATCATGGccttccaattttttataaaaaaaaatataaaaagaagataaaggaCAATCTAATGGTGATAATTAAAACTGGAGAAAATCCAGTGTAAAGTACACTCGAGGGAATCCTTTCCCCTTCTTCGACTCATACCTTATGCAAAATCGCACCTGCTTTATCTCGATTCCACTTTTATTTGTTCCATGCAGAACAAGTTTTCTCATTGTCATACATGAAGTTAAATAATGTAGAGGAGACTATCATCGAAATCAACAGGGGGCATTGCCTTTGGTTAGtaaaaacaaacatattaataataaacaaattttattgtaATACTCGGAATGTGTTTAATGTTTTTCAAATTGTTGAAGCTGCAAGGTGTAGTCGACAACATCAATCGTTAATGTTGAATCACTTTGAGGCCATTGGCACCGATTTCCTTTATGGCAGAATTATAGAGATCTACTACCATATATAATAGGATAAGTGTCAATTCTaataatatcatatcatatctttATCTAACttcttattctattttatcTCTATGCATCAAACGGACTTTAAGTGTAAGAATCATTAAATCGTTGAGATTTGATTGTGTAAAGTCAGAGATTTTATTAGTGATTCTTGCTGGAAATTCCATCAATTTTTGATCTTGTCTATCCAAATCTAAtctgagattttttttttgggtttacaGTGAGCTGggaatcgaacccaggacctattatatactacccaaacccctcaccactagaccaaaacTAGTGGCTTAAATCTGAGATATCTTGTTTCACAAGTTATATTTCCCTATGAGCAGCAGCAGGATCAGTTGTCAACCTCTATCCAAGCTCCCATAAGTCAAAACATAGCATAGGCCAAAAGAATGTGCCGATACTATACCTCCTCTAAATCTCTCTTAGTTTGGAGGCTAATGCATGATATGATTCCATCTCACTTATTTTTTTGATATGTAGCTTATGTAACAAGCATGATGAATCCATCTCTCACTTATTTCTTGATTGTTCTTATGCATTAAACATCTGGTCCTAATTCTCATCCACCATCAACACAACTATCAATTAAGTTTCAATAGTTGAGAATTGAGATATGTGACAAAGGGTCCCTtggtaaatatgtttttttaaaaccCGATATTCGGTTAAAAGATTGACTAATTCAAGGAATACCAATTCCACGGTCCACTAGTAGGGGTCAATTGAaactataattttgttttgtagcATGgaccaaacacaaaaaaaaaatgacactgAGAAGATTCAAACTTAAAACCTTGAGAGGAGCTCATTCTAAGGTCCCAAAGCCTTCACCCCATCAAATCAACTCATGCTTTGGTAAATATTGTCAGTGCTATTTGGTACTTAAAAAATCAAGCAAGGTTCAACAATAGAAGTATCTATAGAGCATATTGTTTAGGTTGTTTTGATGAAAAACTAGGTTTGAGCACTAACTTTCATGTTGAGCTTATGGGGGCCATGAAAATAACTGACATTGGTTCCAAAAGGTTGAAGAAATCTCTGGCTGGAGACATATATTCAAAGGTAGTGCTTTTAAAACTCCTACCTCGGTGCCTTGACAACTAAGAAATTGTTCGAATAGTTGCTTGCTCTCGACTATAATCGTGAATTTCATTGGTACAATTGCTTGCTCTTGGCAAACGCAGGTTTAGGAATTCAATCCACAAATTGGAGGAGTGAGCTCCCTTTAGATCTTAGTGAAGAATATGCTCACAATAGGTTAGGTCTTCCTAATTTTACATTCTCCTAGACTCCTAGTTGAAAAAGTTGTGGCCAGCCCCCATTCTCTTTGTTCTCGTTGTATCATCTTGcgctttttaaaaaataataacgtGGAGAGGAATTGCATCCAAACGACACATCATAGTTAATCATATGAAAAATGCTATCATCATACTCTCTAACACACTCCTTAAACACACTCCAATACTAATTTGCCACATCACCCACTTCTGTTATTCACTTAACTGGAAACCGGCTTAGTTGAgtgactatttattttttattttttattattatttggattTAACTTCTTCATCTTGTTCTCCTTTCCACAACTATCTCTCTATGTTCTACTAAAGTTCTGcagaaattgaaaatgaaagatAACAGAAAGAATCCCACAGTATATGCTTTCATATACCCAAATTTAACTCCTCATTTAAAGActaaaataattcaatataattattTCACTCAACgtcaacaataaaataaatcattcgTTAGTTTTCTTAGTCCTTGTGAAGAAACCTTAAACAACACTCAAATTGGAATAGATCGAGGGTACATCAACGACAATGGCATCGAGGCTTCTCTCCTCTGGCGGTAATAACTGTTTTTTGTTTCATCACATGGGGACTGATTCGATTCGAGCAACAATGAGATAGAAGTCACAGCCGATGCCAGCAAAAGCGACGGTGAGAAGGACGGTCTTTCCGGTGCAACAGCTTCAAAGTGGTGGCGGTCGGAAATCTTTGTATTGAACTAAATTGAATCTGGGAAACaatcatcataaaaaataaaattaagtgtctatttattgaaatgaaaatggGAAATTTTGGGGATGAAAGTTAACAAGATTGGTtcggtgatgatgatgaaggtgtgattttctttttttaaaatttaatgaaGGGTGTGTATCTCAATGTAAACCAGAACAGCCTGTTACCAGGTATCtcaatgtaaattttttttttgtccatagCACTTCTCTACACGCAAATGCTAATCTTAGCTAGTTAGCTTCAATTCTTATATTTCACTTTCACTTCCTCTTTGGAAGGGAAAATTATTTATCAACTTTTTGAGTTTGACACTCCTTTCTTTTCCATATCAACAGTTTGTTTCAACATTCAAACAAGTTTTCTACAGATCAAGAACTATAGAAGGAATTCATAATGTTTTTTCCGAAACACAAACAAGTCAGTGATATTTCAAGACACATGGAGGGAATCAAGATCAAATAGTACAGAAAATCGATGTAGAACCATATCTTAAAGGAATGACACTAAAAGTATAGAGGAGAATATATTTAAATTCACAAATGAAACTAGTTTTTCTACACGTTTTATgcgcaaaaaaacaaaatagaaactAGTATTTGTAACTTGTAAATTGATATTAGAGGACCACAAATTCGATCCCGATCTGATTAATGAATTAGTAACAAAGAGAGATCGAGTTGCTTCTCACATAACATCCCTAGAGGAAGAAACTTGCCTCAATCATTTACAATGATCTTTGTCTCCTCCCTGGATAACTTCATCGGCTACCAACCAGGTGCAACAGCATTGCAGGTGAGAATCATGAAATATAATTCAAATCCCATTGCTAATCAGACTTCATATCAATTACAATATTTCCTTGAAAAAATCAAGGTTAAGAGTATCGCGAACAATAAGATATAACCCAAGAATCAAAACAAGCATAATTCCCGATGACATGATCCGTTGCTCCACTTCAAGAGGTAGCTTTCTTCCGCCCCTAGCAGCCTCAACGAGAATCAAAGCCAATGTTCCCCCATCCAAAGCCGGTAAAGGAAGAAGGTTTATAATTGCAAGGTTAATATTGAGTATGGCTGCGAATTGGTAAAGACCATCGATGTTTGACCGCGCAACTTCTGCACCAACAGCAATAATCGCAACCGGACCTGAAACCTTACTAGCTGACTGAGAAAAGTTTAAAAATGTCTGCTTTAACCCATCGAAAACATTCGACGATAAACCCCAAAACTCTTTTGCAGTAAAGGTCACAGCTTCCACTACATTTTTCGGCCTAACCTTAGACAACTTAATATTCGGAGCTAACTGAACTCCAATTTTACCAGTTCCATCGAAATTCTCATCCGGGGTAACCCTAATTTCAAAGTCCTCTCCCCCTCTCTTAACCTTAAGCAAAACATATTTCTTGGGATTACTCTTAATGACATCAACAACTTCAGAAACCGAATTCGGACCAGGTTTAAGAAACTGATTTCCATTAACTTCAAGAATCACATCCCCCGAAAGCAATCCATCACGAGAAGCGGCCGAAAAAGGTCGAACCTCGGGTACATTCACACCAGGAAAAATTTCTTGAACAGGTAAACCAACAGCAAGGATTTGAacaaatataataactaatgCAAAAATTACATTTGCAATAACACCAGCTGAAACAACAATGATTCTATCTAATATTGGTCTATTCTTAAGCAAATTTACATCATCAACAGGAATATCACTATCTGGATCATTATCAGGGAACCCTACAAATCCACCAAGTGGAAAAGCTCTAATTGAATATTcaacattttttgaattaaacTTAGCTAAAATTGGACCAAATCCAACAGCAAATTTACTCACATGAATCCCTTGAAGAGAAGCAGCAAGAAAATGACCACTTTCATGAACAACAATGATAGCTGTTAACACAGCAGCAGCTTCAAGAACAGACTGAGGACCTTCAAAGCTACCATAATCAAATCCACCAATAGCACATGTTCTAAAATCAACCCTTTTTTTGTTATCATGTAAAAAGTGTTTCTTGGTGGTGAATTTCACGTTTGAGGAAGTGAATGAAGGAGAAAGAAGTGATTTTGAGAAATGGGTTTTGAGCTTTATTGAAGAGTCTGAAATGGGTCTCTTTGAATTGGATAATCTGATTATGGAAGTTGAATGTGAAGGTGGAGAAGGAGAGAGGTATATGACCATGGTTTCTGAGAAAATGAGATGGTGGTTTGAGATGTTTTAGACAACATAGAAAGTTGAATGGATaattcattttgttttattttctcttaattgatttttttctttgttttggaaTTGTGGAGGAGAAGTGAGAGACATGTCTTCCTCTTATTTTCCacaagtttttttgtttgtcactTTTGACAATCCATTTCTATTTTGGGTAGAAAACAAAGCCTATGGGCCTCAGagtattctaaaaaaaaaactatgggcCTCTTCAGCAATTTAGTGAGTGATTTTTTTGGGAGATTTTTCGCCATCTACTTTCCACGCATGTGCATTTTCATTTCTATCtttccgctacttaaatagcgagtagcggacgttataaaaatgtttttttttttagaaattttgtaAATGCCACCCGTTACTTAAGTAACGGCCgtcataaatttttttggtacGGTGTCTTTGGGGATATCCACTACCTAAGTAGCGAACatgattattttgataaaattgtaGGGTGCACGAGAGAATGACTAGAGTGATTGGCAAAAGAAATTATCTTTTTCTTTAATCCCCTCAATATGCTCTAAGCTGAAGCATGTAGAGAAACCTTAGagcatattaaaatgttaaaagagaatttttcatTTGGTATTGTTATTATCCATGTAGTTTTTAATCATTGGATGAGTTTATGTCACAAGACATAATTTCACAaagttatactttttttttacaatcataAAGTTATACTCTAAACCGTTCCATAAAGATCTAACGACTTAAATTAAAAACGGCCTAAATTAAAAATGGTGTGTAACtgtgttttttttctctcaactACAGTCAATCCTGGTCCAATTTCATCTCCCATACCACTACAAAAAAATATGCTAGATAGCGACTGAACAGTAGCGACGGTTCAGTCCAACAGTCGCCGCTATGTCAACTAAGAAGACTTTGCAGCTGTTTAGGAGAAACCGTCGTGAAGTCTGAATACGCGCGACAAATTTCACTCATTCCCTCTTATTTCAGAAATTCATTCTCTCGTTCTTTCGTTGAAGCTTCTAAAATATGAAATTCATTTCCTCTGATTATTTGCATTGATTCTCTCATTCTCACTCAAGCTTCGTTCAAGCTTCAATCCCTAAAATCTGCAGATTCAATCTTGTTATTCTCACTCAAGCTTCGTTCAACATTCAAATTCAAGGTATTCAAGCTTCAATCCCTAAATCTCGTTATTCAAACTTTAATCTCTCAACGTCAATTTCAATATTCAGATTGATTCAACCTTCAAAATCAGGTTAAGTTTCTCAATAGGTTATTGTTAAATTTGGTTATCGTTAAATTTTTCATGTGTTGTTCCCAATTCAGTTCATCATTTGGTTTCATAAATTGGTAATTAGGTATGTTTTGAATGAGTTTGAAGAAATTGAATGTGCCCTAACTTGTATGAATCGTTTGAACCCAAAATTAATACTTCATGAAAATCATCAAAATGAAATTGAATGTGTCATAAGCTTATATGAATCGTTTGATCATACAAGCTATCGCCAACACCTTCGACGGTTCTAATTATGTGAGATGTGTTACTCTGTGACTGATTTTGGTTTAAGATTCAAAATGGGCTAAAAAACCCGAAAACAATTCGGGTTAGAATTTTCAAGGCCCAAGAccgggaaaaaatcgggcttggcggccggcccattcgggctagcccattttgacagctctagccCTGTCTATTTAATTGTAAGGTTATACCTTAGACTATGTACAATGGTTTCAAAATTCAACactcactttttcatttttttacacACCACATAATCTTCTCTCTCTTCCATCTAATAATTCAGCACACATTTAACTTTTACTCACTACAAtggttttgtttaataaaattcaacACCCTACCCCaccactattttttttgtttttgtgattatatattaatactccctccgtaccacaatatatgtcactttggaaaaaaaattgtaccacaatatatgttgCTTTATATTACCACTGAAACATTTAtgctatttttcctattatactcttaactatttattactctctcttcttttaattcttcaatttattttttccataccataaatgaaggacaattttgtaaatcaactcataatctctcttttccatacaacattaattatctttcttaatatgtgtaaaagtgtCAAAACGATATATTTTGTGGTACGGTGGGAGTAACAATTATCgattgaaattaaattaaaataattaatagttaaataattaatttttttttgctaatttaataatttatttgaattttttatttattttatattcttaattaatttttttcttgcaAGTAATAAAGACGAGATATAGAGGTAATTAGTAGAATTTTGGGTGTTAAAAGAGTTATCGTTGAGATCTATTTCACTAAAAAGATGTTTACAGTTACAAACAATAGTTTATTGAAGGCtaaatagaaaaattagaagaaaaaattcgttttttttttttttgtgtccaaatcaaatgaaccaattctttatttatagacaaaataatgattaattttggtgaaaaaaattaatttactacGAAATAATTGACCTCAAATGATAAGGATAcgataaaaatctaaaaatcacAGCAACCAATAATATATTGCCAAGTGGAGGAAGGAGACCCACTCCCTCCCCCACCATTTGttgtttcaacatgttgaaaATTTTTCAACCCAATTTATCCACCTATTTTTCAACACATTCAATAGtttgaataaaattttcaaacacATAAGTAGTCTTAAAAAGGTTGCTATAAGGTCTAAGTAGAGGTATTAATTAAGTTAGAGTCCCTAAAAGGCTAAAGGACAAGGTTAATCATGACTTGAACAAAATCACTTCACTAAACTGGATCTGCTTATTTAATTTGATTGATCAAAGCTATTATGAgtttgtttgaattgacttatttttggaCTTAcgcaaataaataagattttatgttaatttacaAGTTTCAACTAAtcaaatctatatttttttgtatcctAAATTTtgcccacttttttttttatccggTCTTTTATCCCCAAGCCAAACATGATTCTtccatcaattttctctagcctaaacttcacagcgaGACTCCCTcccaaaatcaaaccaaaaagCTATGATGCTAGTTATTGGGAAAAACaagcatagagaaaataaaaaaaacacaatcaacaacacaataaTATAAGgtggaaactccaaaattgGAGAAAAAGCCACagtcgttgtcaaaaccgacaaccagagaatatcgctatgtgaaaattgttacaacacatagactacaaTCAACCTTCCCACACCCCCCCAGTACGCACACACTCtccaaaacaaatatttaacTACATCTCACAACACTCTAATAAAatagtacaagagaaaaacaaaaagtcagatataagctaAAAGTGTCACTGACTGGTGCATCTAAAAACAAAGAATTTATGTTCAATATATAGTCTTGGTTTCTCCATTGCTTCACTACTCcaagcgatgtgagacttctcaaATAGCTAATTTTATAACctccttatttttttaataaatcgaCGATGTGAAACTTGACAATCAACGCCAACAATGACATGTACGCTGAGAGAGAATAAGAAGCCACATGcaaaattaaagattttgaaattttttttgttagactTAACAgaccctaaaaaaattaatccaagtgtaaatattaaatttattttttgagatTTAGGACGATTCTTCTATCTTATATAAGCTCTATGTTATGTACAACTAGAAATCCGCTACGTCATTTCTATTCATATTGGGGTTTCAATGTGTTTACTTTCAAAAAGTTCGAGTTATATCTGATGTATGTTGTTGTGTTAGCAAACATTTTCCTTTGTTCAAATCCAAACGTATCTATGATTTCGTCATTTCATATAGTGCCGGCCACCTGATTATGATTTGTTATGAgtaacaacaaaatttaagaTATAACTCTATATATTATGATGGAGACCTTGACTCAAGAGAAAACATCTACTACAGAAACTTAGAAGATGGTTTCATTGCATGTATGACCAGTCAATGATGCTCCTCTCACGTCATTAATTgtcaaagtattaattaacttGTGAAGTCATGTAACTCCTACCATGAATAGAATTTTGGTTTTTGGCTTCGGTACAAAATATGTGATCATTTTAGTTATCGACATATAGCTGGCGGTGATAATCTGCCTTATGGTTGCACCGATGGAGAAAAGTTGTACTTGCAAACATTTCGATGTTCAAATCAGTATTTATGAGAAGTGAAGATAGAGATAGAGCCATTTTTGGGATAAGGCAACCCAAGCAAAGGTTGTAGGctccaaaaatataaaaaaattaacgagAAAAAAAGTATCTCATAAGTTATAAGTTCATTTAATAAAGTAACATTATAATTGAGGCTACATTTAATAAAGTAGCATTTAATAAGTAACTTTTGGTTATAGTTGAGGTTACattacttttgcttataaataatatcGGAGGGAGTATACAAAGTCAAAGATTCATTCCCATAAAATTCTTTACATTCATCGGTTATTGAATTCAAGATGATTCCTTGTAATATAAATGCAAAACTTTTCGTATTCGATGGACAAGTTAGACATTCATCGACTAATTGGGatttgtaaacatataaataattagattttgataaaataatatattattacaaaattttaaaaaattattcaaatataatacgttatttaataaatagtAGATGCATAAATGTAATAAGggtttgtaaaaataaaataacaggGTTAAAATTTACAATACAGTCACTTTATATTTCAATCACTTTAGATCATGACATGCGTGAtttaaaaagtcatatttaagACATAGAAAGGAAAAAAGTGATATTATTCTTTACGAGATATATCGTGGGTTAGTAAAAGAGAAGATATATTGTGGGTATATAGTTGTTGGTGTCATTTAATGGGaaaatcaaaaaatttcaacatgtatattttcaactaataccaacaatatttacaatatttgttattgaaatgcatgatatagtcatatttaattCGATCAtaagaatgagagaaaatctATTGGGTGTGcgaattatctaatatttaaaattgatttttgaaaccaacaatgaattgatccAAGTGGTAAGAGTCTTGGTACACTTAAACATATGGTCAGGGGTTCGTTTCTGGCTCacgcgtatggagaaaattcgattGGGAGGGGAGAACTCACCTTATGTGCCTCACAGGTTTCTCGatggagattagtcatcgcaTACAGTGATGAAAACTTCGAACCAATATCatgataaccaaaaaaataataattaatttttgaatttaaaattaataatatatataattttttaatattttctttaattaatattcataacacttaaatttttagattaaaaataaaattattaatttcagattaagttaaaaattaaataagttatatatatataattttaatatgaagtAAACTCTACGAGTTTACAAATCAAATTTACATTTCGATTTTACGTAAACTAAATGAGTTAACGTAAAAACTCGATTATGATAATCTTAACCCCGTTATTTTGGACAAGGTTGATTGATACCATCCATTTTAATTAATAGGATTAGATGGAATAAATAATACACCAGCGTTAAGGTAAGTCTTATGATGAAATTAAATAGATTATACGTAGTTGTATGGATATTGCGCATGCATTAATAGTAGAGGATAGTCCATATGAAGCTATATACCTATCGAAAAATTAAAGTATATACTAATCatcgtcagtgtaaaattaatttacactaacGATGCATAATCTTTAAACTCTTATTTTAATGTCTTAAATTGAGTTTTCTTATTAAAATGGAGATCGTTCTTGAGTGTATCATATAACTCCTTTTTGGTTCGGCGGCTTCTACAGTGGGCGAGCTAGTCatatactccttccgtcccTTATTATAAGCACAACTTGGTGTTTTTCacacatactccctccggtcctttttataaggaacacttagggcaaaaaatttggtcattttt encodes:
- the LOC123920312 gene encoding membrane metalloprotease ARASP, chloroplastic → MVIYLSPSPPSHSTSIIRLSNSKRPISDSSIKLKTHFSKSLLSPSFTSSNVKFTTKKHFLHDNKKRVDFRTCAIGGFDYGSFEGPQSVLEAAAVLTAIIVVHESGHFLAASLQGIHVSKFAVGFGPILAKFNSKNVEYSIRAFPLGGFVGFPDNDPDSDIPVDDVNLLKNRPILDRIIVVSAGVIANVIFALVIIFVQILAVGLPVQEIFPGVNVPEVRPFSAASRDGLLSGDVILEVNGNQFLKPGPNSVSEVVDVIKSNPKKYVLLKVKRGGEDFEIRVTPDENFDGTGKIGVQLAPNIKLSKVRPKNVVEAVTFTAKEFWGLSSNVFDGLKQTFLNFSQSASKVSGPVAIIAVGAEVARSNIDGLYQFAAILNINLAIINLLPLPALDGGTLALILVEAARGGRKLPLEVEQRIMSSGIMLVLILGLYLIVRDTLNLDFFKEIL